A stretch of Fundulus heteroclitus isolate FHET01 unplaced genomic scaffold, MU-UCD_Fhet_4.1 scaffold_106, whole genome shotgun sequence DNA encodes these proteins:
- the LOC105923319 gene encoding equilibrative nucleoside transporter 3, translating into MDRTGSVQPSVNSSYRPPSYDDQSLTEDEEGDDTSALLPKASSAPLAVRYSPEDSYNLVYLIFFLMGIGSLLPWNFFITAKHYWVYKLSNSSDLSGRSDLSDYFESYLSIASTVPSVVCLILNYFLVNKLSPKVRILSSLVVMLFVFLLTTVLVKVDVSEHRMEFFGGTLACVAVISGASNVFCGSVFGISGYFPMRISQALISGQAMGGTLTALASIVTLSLAPDVTTNALAYFLIADFFILLCIICYLLLPKFAYSRHYMLPSSCVSAGTLSEDHGAAAGVPPLQRIIKKAGMLGACVFYVFLVTVSVFPAVSSGIQSVNMDSGSPLTTTYFVPLTSFLLYNAADFCGRQATAWVQIPGPTSRVLPALVLCRTVLVPLFMFCNYQPRDHLHTVLFSSDVYPVIFNCLLGLSNGYLGTLPMIYGPKVVPREQAEATGVVMSFFLTLGLAAGSAFSVLIVHSI; encoded by the exons ATGGACCGCACAGGGTCTGTGCAGCCCAGCGTCAACTCCTCCTATCGTCCGCCTTCGTACGACGACCAAAGCCTGACCGAGGATGAGGAGGGTGACGACACCTCAGCCCTTCTTCCCAAAGCGTCCTCGGCGCCTCTGGCTGTGCGCTACAGTCCAGAGGACTCGTACAATCTGGTGTACCTCATCTTCTTCCTGATGGGCATCGGCTCCCTGCTGCCCTGGAACTTCTTCATCACGGCGAAGCACTACTGGGTCTACAAGCTTAGCAACAGCAGCGACCTCAGCGGGCGATCCGATCTCAGT GACTACTTTGAAAGCTACCTTTCCATTGCCTCAACCGTACCGTCAGTGGTGTGCCTGATTCTCAACTACTTTCTTGTTAACAA GTTGTCTCCAAAGGTCCGAATCCTCTCGTCTCTtgttgtgatgctgtttgtgttcCTGCTGACCACCGTGCTGGTGAAGGTGGACGTCTCAGAACACAGGATGGAGTTCTTCGGCGGCACACTCGCCTGTGTTGCTGTCATCAGCGGCGCCTCCAACGTCTTCTGTGGCAGCGTCTTCGGGATCAGTGGCTATTTTCCCATGAGGATCTCTCAAGCTCTTATATCAG gtCAGGCCATGGGGGGCACCCTGACTGCATTAGCATCAATAGTGACCTTAAGTCTGGCTCCGGACGTAACCACCAACGCTCTGGCCTACTTCCTGATAGCTGACTTCTTCATCCTGCTCTGCATCATCTGCTATTTGCTTTTGCCTAAGTTTGCATATTCAAG ACACTACATGCTGCCGTCGAGCTGCGTCAGCGCTGGGACGCTCAGTGAGGACCACGGCGCTGCAGCTGGAGTCCCTCCTCTGCAGCGTATCATTAAGAAGGCCGGGATGCTCGGCGCTTGTGTCTTTTACGTCTTCCTCGTCACGGTCTCGGTATTCCCAGCCGTCTCGTCGGGGATCCAGTCTGTGAACATGGACAGCGGCAGCCCCTTAACAACAACTTACTTTGTACCCCTCACCAGTTTCCTCCTGTATAACGCGGCGGACTTCTGTGGCAGACAGGCTACGGCCTGGGTGCAGATTCCCGGCCCCACCAGTCGCGTCCTGCCTGCTCTGGTGCTGTGTCGCACCGTGCTGGTCCCACTTTTCATGTTCTGTAACTACCAGCCACGGGACCACCTTCATACGGTGCTCTTCTCCAGTGATGTGTACCCTGTGATCTTCAACTGCCTGTTGGGTCTCTCTAACGGATACCTGGGCACGCTGCCTATGATCTATGGACCGAAGGTGGTACCCCGGGAGCAGGCTGAAGCCACGGGCGTGGTCATGTCGTTCTTTCTCACTCTGGGACTGGCTGCTGGGTCTGCGTTTTCTGTACTTATTGTGCACTCTATCTGA